The genomic DNA GCTCCAACATGAGAACCGCGCGGCGGGGATGGGTCTCCAATTCTTGTCGGTTGGCCTGGGAAAGGCCTGATGGGCCACGAGCATGGCGGCCAACGGCAGGACGGATTTGCAAGAGTCCGATGTCATGTAAGAGGGCGGCGGTCGCAAGCTCTTGCAGCTCCAAGGGGTTGAATTGGAAGGCTTGTCCTAAAACCAGTGACAACGTACAGGTGGCCAGCGCATGGCGGCTGAGAGTGGAGTCGCCGGCCCGGTTTTGGCTCACTGCCATGAAAATAGCGGAGTCGGTGAGAGTTCTCATCGCGATGGTGATTTCCTGGACCGCTTCAGCCGCCTGCTGAGGGTTGACCGTCCCAGTTTTGGCAATGGCCGTAAAAACGGAGTGTACGGCTTGATCCATCTGTTGCTTGGCCAGCTTCGCTTGGACATATTCTTCGTTCAGCTGAGCCAAAGGCTTGAATTGTTTTTTCATGCTCCATATAGGCGTCGCCTCGGTCGCAGTATGCATGGTGTCGGATACCTGATACGGCCGAGAAGCGATTCCCCGGTCGAGGTCGATGTCGACCGTCTTCACCCCTGCACGCACCAATTTTTCGATCTGCGAAGGATGCTCAATCAGAAATGAATGGCGGAGCAAAGGAGAGCGAAACCACGAAAGGTCCAGACGGGCGACGTACATTCCGATCTGAAGTTCACTGACGGTGATGCGTGTTGTCGCCATCGGCGGCTCGGTCGCGCGTGAATAGGGCTACGGAAAAGTTCCCTCAGGTATCGGCATGGAGGGGAGATAACTGTAGCTGAGCGGGCGATACGGTGAGGGATTAGGTTCAGTGATGAGGCGGGTGAAGGAACCAGAGAGAGACTTCCATGCGAGGATCGGCTTTGTCGACCTGTTTGTACAGATGGGCTTCAATGATGCGATTGTCGTTCAAGCCGAGCCCTTCGCAGATCGCATCTTGGGCGATCTTCAGACCGCCATCCAGGTCACGCCGTAAGGCGGAAGCAAAAAAGAATCGGATGGCGAGCGCGAGCGGTCCAGAGTGAAGTCGATTCCGCAAGGAGCATTGAGCGGGGGACTGGGCCAACGCCAGCCATACTTGCCGACCGACGTATGTTTTATAGGCACGTCCGGCAGCGGATAACAAACGACGTCCATTGACGGTCGCATATTGATGGTTGATGCTGGGGGGGACGGGCAATGTGATGCTGAATGCATCCGATGTGGCGATCGGGGGATGCAAGGGTGTCCGAGGAGCAGCCGTTGAGTCCAAAGAATCGGATTTCGGCGACAGAGCCGTCCCGTTGATCCGTCGTAACCTGTTCGGTGTGGATGAGAAGATCGGATCGCCGCGATGCGATGTTGCGGGGAGATGAAACCTTGGTGCGCGGTAATTGTATCGACGTCGGTCGGATGGCATGGAGCCGAACTAGAGAAGGTTCTGGATCTTTGCCATATTCTGCTCAAAGCGATCTTCCGTTCGGGCAAGATACCGACGCCATTCGCTCGGATTCCAAACTTCCATTCGGTGATACAGGCCGATGAGTATGATCTCCTGATCTTCATCGACGGGAACCAATTTTCGCAGGCGACCGGGAATCAGAATCCGTCCGGTTTTATCGATGTCCGATAATCCGGCCTCGGAAACGACAGAGTGCATAAACAGGCGACTCTGGTCTTCATCCAGAGACGTTCTAGCCCGTTCAAGGACCTTCTCCCATTCTTTCATGGAATAGATCAACAGAGACTGTTCCGGACCTTTCAGAAACATCACCGTCTGACCGTCGGCTTCGATCTGCTCACGGATCGGCGAGGGGACGATGAAACGCCCTTTCTCATCAACCTTGCAAAGATATTCACCGGCAAACATCGTGATGTCCTGTATTTAGGAATTTACGGCGGTTCCGGTCCGGTCGCGGATCCATTGCTCGAGATCCGAGCGCACAAATCGCCATTCCTTTCCCAGCTTGAAGGCGGGAATCTGCCGACTCTGAAGATAGCGATAGAGGGTACGTTGAGTAATCTTGAGATATCGGCACGTTTCTGTCACTGTCATCAGTCGGTCTTTGGAGCCTTGCTCATCACTCCGCCTGATACCAGATCGAGAAATACCCATAGCGTTCCCAGTATTGCGGCTATTCTAGGGCTCCCCATAAGAATGTCAAGCGAATATATATGACAGGACATGTCAGAAACCGTCGGTGTGGTCTGTCGCCTCTCCATCATCGTCCGGCTGGTCCAGCATGGCTTCCATATCGCTCACGTCTTCCCCCGTTTCTTCCCCCATTTTTTTCATGAGACGGGCGACACTCCGAGGATCAGACTCATCGAGTCCGCTGAGGTTGGCAGGGTCCGCGAGTGATTCGAGTCTGGACTCTTCCGATTTAGGAGCTGAAAATCGGGACAGGAGACGCTCCAACGCCGAGCTGCCGCAGTGCCGGCAGACAACCGAATCGAGCTGTTGTGCGCTCAAGATCAAGATGGAGCTTCGCCTGTTGCATTCCTGACAGGAGTACTCGTAAATCGGCATGGATGTATCCTCCACATCTCAAAAAAGATACGGATGCTGAGCCAGGATTCGGTCGGGGACGAGATCGGTACCCACGGTTCGGCTTAACGTTAAGGCGAAGACGTCGGCTGATCCGGCCCTGCGCAAGGTCTTTGCGCACTCATTCACCGTGGTACCGGTCGTAAAGACGTCGTCGATCAGAAGAATACGTTTATCGACGATCGCATCCGGGCGTCGGACGGCAAATGCTCGACGAAGGTTTTTGTGACGGCTTTTGCGGGACAATGTGGTTTGGGCCGGCGTAGGAACGGTTCGGACCAAATTGGTATAGGCCACTGGAATGGCAAGGTGACGCCCGATGTGATCGGCAAGAAGCAGAGACTGATTGAATTCTCGTTCGCGGAGTTTCTGCATATGCAAGGGCACTGGTATGATGACATCAACCGAATCGAGGGAAGGCAGTCGGGCGATCATGAGGTCGGCCAGCGGAGCCGCCAGTGAAACTTTGCCCTGGTATTTAAAGAGGCGGATGGCATGCTGGAGTGGGGGCCGATAAGGGTACAGAGTCCAGGCCTTCGTATAGGAAGGCGGACGTTCAGCGCAGGGTTGGCAGACATGGTTTGGACTGTAGGCCGTAGCAATAGACGAAGGGAAGGGGCGATCACAACGGGCGCATCGGGCGTCGGGCATGAAGGAGATCTCGCTCCAGCAGTCGGAGCAAAAATGAGGGATTGGATCATCCGCCAGAAGCGAGCTGCAATTCGAACAATGAACAGGAAGAATGAACCTGATTGCGCGGCGTACGAGACCCGGGATCCATTCTGAAACATAATGGGGCATTGACAGCCTGTGATCGGAGCGTGTCCTATCCTTCTTTATGGCGAAGACCCTGATAGTGTCAAGGTTGTCGGATTTCGAATTACTGTGCTATAGGAGTGAAAGCGATCGGGTACCGAGCGATCGTCATTGGAGAGCGCAGGTCCGCCGATGGTGATATTGAGGCAACTCTCAAAGATGTACTCGCGCGGAGAAGCCATGGTCACGGCTTTGCGCGATGTGGATTTAGAGATAAAGCCCGGTGAATTTTGCGCATTCGTGGGTCCCAGCGGCTGCGGGAAAAGTACCCTTCTGAACCTCGTCGCGGGGTTGGACCTGCCTACATCGGGGGAAATCGTGCTGGATGGGCGATCCACCCGAAACCTGACCGGCTATGAATGGACGAAGATCAGGCGTGAAACAATCGGGATTGTGTTCCAAGCCTTCCACTTGGTTCATGGGTTGACTGCGGAGGAGAACATTGCGCTGCCCCTGATGTTGCGCGGGGAGAATGGGCGGGAGACGGCACAACGAGTGGAGGACATGTTGGACAGGGTAGGAATGAGTCACCGTCGCCGACATCGACCGGCCGAATTATCCGGGGGGGAGCAACAACGAGTCGCGATTGCACGGGCCTTGGCCCATGAGCCTCGTCTCCTCTTGGCTGATGAGCCGACGGGAAATATCGATTCTCACCAAGGAGCGGATATTATGGCGCTTATCCGTGAGCTCGCGATATCCGGAGGACAGACGGTCCTGCTGGTGACCCATAGCGTGGCGGCCGCGCAAACCGCCGACTATGTGTGGACCATGCGGGATGGACGGTTGGTTTCCCGCACCGAACGTATGATCGAACTGGTCACTCCATGATCGACCTCTCTACAACGATCGCCGGCGTGACCTTTCCCGGCTGTGTCATGAATGCGTCGGGAGCGCTCTGTGTCACACGGGATGAACTTGAGGCCTTGGGGAAATCAGGCGCGGGGGCGATCGTCACGAAGTCGATGACGATTGAGGCACGCCAAGGCAACCCTCCGCCACGATATCATGGATTTTCCGGTGGATCGATCAATTCGATGGGCCTTCCTAACCTTGGCTATAGAGCCTATGCCGAGTTGATCCCTCACCTGAAGCGGTTCGGAAAGCCCGTGATAGCCAGCGTGGCGGGACTCGGGGAGGACGATTTTCCGACCATCGCGAAAACGATCAATGCAGCCCAGCCTGATCTCATTGAAGTCAATCTCTCTTGTCCGAATATTCCAGGCAAGCCCCAAATCGGCTACGATCCGGAAACTTCCGAGCGAGTGCTCAAAAGAGTTCGACGGCTCATCACGGTTCCGATGGGAGTGAAGCTGCCGCCGTATTTTGACCCGGCACATCATGAGGCCATGGGAAAAGTACTCGGGGGTTGCGGAGTCGACTTTCTCAATATGATCAATTCAGTGGGCAACGGCCTGGTGGTCGATCCGGAACGGGAAACCGTCGTCATCAAGCCTAAAGGCGGATTCGGCGGGCTGGGCGGGCGACTGATCAAGCCGGTGGCATTGGCGAATGTCCGCGCCTTCTATAGGTTTTTTGATGGGGCGATGCCGATTATCGGAACCGGAGGCATTGTGGAGGGAATCGATGTGTTCGAACATTTCCTCTGCGGAGCGTCCGCCGTTCAAATCGGGACAGTGTTGGTGGAGGAAGGGTTGGAGGCATTCGGCCGATTGGAAGCGGAAGTGACCGCTGTCTTGGCAAGAAAAGGATATCGGTCGATTCTGGAATGCCGGGGACGGCTCAAGGAATTGTGAGCCTATTTATTGCCGAAGTTGCGAGGCAGCAAGTTGTGTTGGAGGGCCTGGCGCAGGAGTTGGGCGACGTTCCGAACATCGAGTCGGCGCATCAAATTGAAACGATGGACCTCGACCGTCCGGACGCT from Nitrospira sp. includes the following:
- a CDS encoding Endodeoxyribonuclease RusA, with amino-acid sequence MHPPIATSDAFSITLPVPPSINHQYATVNGRRLLSAAGRAYKTYVGRQVWLALAQSPAQCSLRNRLHSGPLALAIRFFFASALRRDLDGGLKIAQDAICEGLGLNDNRIIEAHLYKQVDKADPRMEVSLWFLHPPHH
- a CDS encoding Transcriptional regulator MraZ yields the protein MFAGEYLCKVDEKGRFIVPSPIREQIEADGQTVMFLKGPEQSLLIYSMKEWEKVLERARTSLDEDQSRLFMHSVVSEAGLSDIDKTGRILIPGRLRKLVPVDEDQEIILIGLYHRMEVWNPSEWRRYLARTEDRFEQNMAKIQNLL
- a CDS encoding ComF family protein, which gives rise to MPDARCARCDRPFPSSIATAYSPNHVCQPCAERPPSYTKAWTLYPYRPPLQHAIRLFKYQGKVSLAAPLADLMIARLPSLDSVDVIIPVPLHMQKLREREFNQSLLLADHIGRHLAIPVAYTNLVRTVPTPAQTTLSRKSRHKNLRRAFAVRRPDAIVDKRILLIDDVFTTGTTVNECAKTLRRAGSADVFALTLSRTVGTDLVPDRILAQHPYLF
- a CDS encoding Dihydroorotate dehydrogenase (fumarate), whose protein sequence is MIDLSTTIAGVTFPGCVMNASGALCVTRDELEALGKSGAGAIVTKSMTIEARQGNPPPRYHGFSGGSINSMGLPNLGYRAYAELIPHLKRFGKPVIASVAGLGEDDFPTIAKTINAAQPDLIEVNLSCPNIPGKPQIGYDPETSERVLKRVRRLITVPMGVKLPPYFDPAHHEAMGKVLGGCGVDFLNMINSVGNGLVVDPERETVVIKPKGGFGGLGGRLIKPVALANVRAFYRFFDGAMPIIGTGGIVEGIDVFEHFLCGASAVQIGTVLVEEGLEAFGRLEAEVTAVLARKGYRSILECRGRLKEL